A single genomic interval of Vibrio maritimus harbors:
- a CDS encoding enoyl-CoA hydratase, with translation MSESSLIPHQIQDHVATITISNPPANTWTAASLNNLKSLVDELNANREVYALVITGQGEKFFSAGADLNVFAGGDKESACLMSRTFGEAFEALSEFRGVSIAAINGYAMGGGLEVALACDIRIAESHAVLALPEAKVGLLPCAGGTQNLTALVGEGWAKRIILCGEQVSAQQALQIKLVEEVVDKGQALAAASKLAKQVANQSPSSVAACKTLIQSNRGHFISHGLVKERELFIQLFDTEDQAEGVNAFLEKRPPQWKNR, from the coding sequence ATGTCTGAGTCATCATTGATTCCTCATCAGATACAGGACCACGTTGCAACGATCACGATCAGCAACCCGCCAGCGAACACCTGGACGGCGGCAAGTCTCAACAACCTAAAAAGCTTAGTCGATGAGCTGAACGCTAACAGAGAGGTCTATGCTTTAGTTATCACCGGGCAAGGAGAGAAGTTTTTTTCTGCTGGTGCAGATTTAAATGTGTTTGCAGGCGGCGATAAAGAGAGTGCTTGTTTGATGTCACGCACTTTTGGTGAAGCGTTCGAAGCCTTATCAGAGTTTCGTGGAGTGTCGATCGCCGCCATCAATGGCTACGCTATGGGAGGAGGCCTAGAAGTCGCGCTAGCTTGTGACATTCGTATTGCTGAGTCACACGCTGTGCTCGCCTTGCCTGAAGCGAAAGTGGGATTATTGCCTTGTGCTGGTGGTACACAAAATCTCACGGCGTTAGTCGGGGAGGGCTGGGCAAAACGAATAATCTTGTGTGGTGAGCAAGTTTCAGCGCAGCAAGCATTGCAAATTAAGCTGGTTGAGGAGGTTGTAGATAAGGGGCAAGCCTTAGCAGCTGCGAGTAAGCTTGCTAAACAAGTCGCCAATCAGTCGCCTTCATCAGTAGCAGCATGTAAAACGCTAATTCAAAGCAACCGAGGTCATTTTATATCACACGGTTTAGTCAAAGAGCGCGAGTTATTTATTCAATTATTCGATACCGAGGATCAAGCAGAGGGCGTGAATGCATTTCTAGAGAAACGTCCACCTCAATGGAAGAATCGTTAG
- a CDS encoding acyl-CoA dehydrogenase family protein: MDFELNEDQRAFADTASQFATESLLPNAAKWDEECHFPKDVLRQAGDIGFLSLYTPEEQGGLGLSRLDASIVFEQLSMGCTSTTAFMTIHNMVTWMVASFADDTARQRFVPKLISGEWLGSYCLTEPNAGSDAASLTTNASLEGDYYVLNGAKTFISGAGDTEVLLVMARTGEVGAKGISAFVLDADSEGISFGRKEPKMGWNSQPTRAITFQNVKVPVNQLLGREGEGFTFAMKGLDGGRINIATCSVGTAQHALNQATQYLQERKQFGQPLASFQALQFKLADLATELVAARQMVRLAAFKLDAGHADATTYCAMAKRYATDVGFKVCDGVLQLFGGYGYIKEYSLERHFRDVRVHQILEGTNEIMRLIIARRLLNSSYPIE, from the coding sequence ATGGATTTTGAACTTAACGAAGACCAGCGAGCCTTTGCGGACACAGCAAGTCAGTTCGCAACAGAGAGCCTACTTCCAAATGCTGCAAAATGGGACGAAGAATGCCATTTTCCCAAAGACGTTCTAAGACAAGCGGGTGATATTGGTTTTCTTAGCCTTTATACACCGGAAGAGCAAGGTGGGCTGGGGTTAAGTCGGCTAGATGCGTCCATCGTTTTCGAGCAGCTAAGTATGGGCTGCACATCGACGACAGCTTTCATGACGATTCACAACATGGTGACGTGGATGGTCGCCAGCTTTGCGGACGATACCGCTCGTCAGCGATTTGTACCTAAGCTTATCTCTGGAGAATGGCTTGGCTCATACTGTTTAACTGAGCCTAATGCTGGTTCCGATGCAGCGTCACTCACTACAAATGCGAGTCTTGAGGGCGACTATTACGTGCTCAATGGCGCTAAAACTTTTATCTCTGGTGCAGGAGATACTGAAGTGTTGTTGGTGATGGCGAGAACCGGAGAGGTCGGCGCAAAAGGGATTTCTGCATTTGTACTGGATGCAGATTCCGAAGGAATCAGCTTCGGCCGTAAAGAGCCAAAGATGGGCTGGAATAGCCAACCCACAAGAGCCATTACTTTTCAGAACGTGAAAGTACCAGTGAATCAGTTGTTGGGTCGTGAAGGTGAGGGCTTTACATTTGCCATGAAAGGTTTGGATGGTGGGCGTATCAATATCGCGACCTGTTCAGTCGGGACCGCGCAGCACGCGCTAAACCAGGCGACTCAATATCTGCAAGAAAGAAAGCAGTTCGGTCAACCTCTAGCGAGCTTTCAAGCACTCCAATTTAAGTTAGCTGATCTTGCTACTGAGTTGGTCGCAGCAAGGCAAATGGTTCGCTTGGCAGCGTTCAAGCTCGACGCTGGGCACGCAGATGCCACGACATATTGCGCGATGGCGAAACGCTACGCGACCGACGTTGGCTTTAAGGTATGTGACGGTGTACTTCAGCTATTTGGTGGATATGGCTACATCAAGGAGTATTCGTTAGAGCGTCACTTCCGAGATGTTCGTGTTCATCAGATCCTTGAGGGTACCAACGAAATCATGCGCCTCATCATTGCAAGGCGATTGCTAAATAGCAGTTACCCGATCGAATAG
- a CDS encoding hydroxymethylglutaryl-CoA lyase, whose amino-acid sequence MRNDDHSTSLHKLLPKQVNIVEVGARDGLQNEKMVPLDVKVALIDKLSQTGLCYIETGAFVSPKRIPQMASSAEVFEAINRKPNITYSALTPNLRGLEEAIQAGADEVAVFTSASETFSQNNIHCSINESLKRFEPVIALAASENIKVRGYLSCVADCPYEGPTQPAQVASIAKVMSDLGCYQVSLGDTIGTGTPLRIARMIESVSHLLPAHNLAVHFHDTYGQALANIFQALQMGINTIDSSVAGLGGCPYAPGASGNVATEDVLYLCEGLGINTGVNLEEVVRTAHYIAKTLGKAPNSKVARSQTPY is encoded by the coding sequence ATGAGAAACGACGACCACTCAACAAGCTTGCACAAGCTTTTACCAAAACAGGTCAACATCGTTGAAGTTGGTGCGAGAGACGGGCTGCAGAATGAAAAAATGGTGCCTCTCGACGTCAAAGTCGCCTTAATTGATAAACTCTCCCAAACTGGTCTCTGTTACATTGAAACAGGCGCGTTTGTTTCTCCAAAACGTATTCCCCAAATGGCGAGTTCCGCTGAAGTCTTTGAGGCGATTAACAGAAAGCCGAATATTACCTATTCAGCCCTTACCCCAAACTTAAGAGGTTTAGAAGAAGCCATTCAGGCGGGCGCTGACGAAGTTGCCGTATTTACTTCTGCATCCGAAACGTTCAGTCAGAATAATATTCACTGCTCCATCAACGAAAGCCTAAAGCGCTTCGAGCCCGTTATCGCTCTAGCGGCTTCTGAAAATATCAAAGTTCGAGGGTACCTCTCATGCGTCGCTGATTGCCCGTACGAAGGTCCAACCCAGCCCGCTCAAGTAGCCTCCATAGCAAAGGTAATGAGTGATCTCGGGTGCTATCAGGTATCGTTGGGCGACACGATTGGGACAGGAACACCTTTAAGAATTGCTCGAATGATTGAGTCGGTATCCCATTTATTGCCAGCCCACAACCTTGCCGTCCATTTCCACGATACCTACGGCCAAGCCCTCGCCAACATTTTTCAAGCTTTACAAATGGGTATCAACACCATTGATAGCAGTGTGGCTGGACTCGGAGGCTGCCCTTATGCTCCTGGCGCAAGCGGTAATGTGGCGACAGAGGATGTTCTGTATCTATGTGAGGGGTTGGGTATCAATACTGGTGTCAACTTAGAGGAAGTAGTTAGAACAGCTCATTATATCGCCAAGACTTTAGGCAAAGCACCAAATTCAAAGGTGGCACGCTCTCAAACGCCATATTGA
- a CDS encoding DUF3147 family protein — translation MLWIITKYLFTAGVVVLISEVAKRSDKLGALIAALPVVTILALIWMYVEGQGQQKLANHAYYTFWYVLPTLPMFLLFPLLLSRYSFWWSLGVGALVSIGCFFVVVYIAKGMGIELL, via the coding sequence ATGTTATGGATTATCACCAAATACCTGTTCACAGCTGGCGTAGTAGTATTGATTTCTGAAGTAGCAAAGAGAAGTGACAAACTTGGCGCTTTGATCGCAGCGTTACCTGTGGTGACCATTCTTGCTTTAATCTGGATGTATGTAGAAGGGCAAGGTCAGCAAAAGCTAGCCAATCATGCTTACTATACCTTTTGGTATGTATTGCCGACGTTGCCAATGTTTCTTCTCTTTCCACTCCTGCTGAGTCGTTATTCTTTTTGGTGGTCCCTGGGTGTCGGGGCATTGGTATCGATAGGGTGCTTCTTTGTCGTTGTCTATATAGCGAAAGGTATGGGTATCGAACTGCTATGA
- a CDS encoding carboxyl transferase domain-containing protein, with translation MPQIITKIKPDSELFKDNTVAMESLVSTLQTNLAQVKQGGGEKAIERQRKKGKLPVRERVEALIDKGSEFLEIAQFAAWEVYDESVPCAGVVAGIGHVSGVRCMIVANDPAVKGGTYYPLTVKKHLRAQEIAAKCHLPCIYLVDSGGANLPHQAEVFPDKEHFGRIFFNQARMSAKGIPQIAVVLGLCTAGGAYVPAMADVSIMVKQQSTIFLAGPPLVKAATGEEVTDEELGGADVHCKKSGVADYYADSESHAIELAREAVSNTNQSLDEATAASFLPPKYDITDIYGIVNRDLRLSFDVREVIARLVDGSDFDEFKALYGSTLVCGFARIEGQLIGIVANNGILFSESAQKGAHFIELCAKRKVPLLFLQNITGFMVGKQYEEGGIAKHGAKLVMAVSCADVPKFTVIIGGSYGAGNYGMCGRAYDPTMMWIWPNARISVMGGIQAANVLTQVKHDVKKRQGEEWEPAQAEAYKLSIVERYEREGSPYYASARLWDDGIIDPKTTRSVLSQALKASLNAPIPDSEFGIFRM, from the coding sequence ATGCCACAAATTATCACCAAAATTAAGCCTGATTCTGAGTTATTCAAAGATAATACTGTCGCGATGGAGAGCCTAGTCTCGACGCTGCAAACTAATCTCGCCCAAGTTAAGCAAGGCGGCGGAGAAAAGGCGATTGAGCGTCAACGCAAGAAAGGCAAGTTGCCAGTGCGAGAACGCGTTGAAGCTCTCATTGACAAAGGCTCGGAGTTTCTTGAGATCGCCCAATTTGCCGCTTGGGAAGTCTACGATGAGTCAGTACCTTGTGCAGGGGTTGTTGCGGGCATCGGCCATGTATCGGGCGTAAGGTGCATGATTGTCGCGAATGACCCAGCGGTGAAAGGTGGGACTTACTATCCTTTAACCGTAAAAAAGCACTTGAGAGCACAGGAAATCGCAGCGAAATGTCACCTACCCTGCATCTACTTGGTAGATTCAGGTGGTGCTAACCTGCCACATCAAGCCGAAGTGTTTCCGGATAAAGAGCATTTCGGGCGGATCTTTTTCAATCAAGCTCGCATGTCTGCAAAGGGAATCCCGCAGATCGCCGTCGTTCTGGGTTTGTGTACCGCTGGTGGGGCCTATGTACCCGCCATGGCTGATGTGTCGATTATGGTGAAGCAGCAAAGCACGATTTTTTTGGCGGGGCCGCCACTGGTCAAGGCTGCGACAGGAGAAGAAGTGACAGATGAGGAGCTTGGTGGCGCGGATGTTCACTGCAAAAAGTCTGGCGTTGCGGACTATTATGCTGATTCAGAAAGTCATGCCATTGAACTCGCTCGAGAAGCGGTCTCAAACACCAACCAATCCTTGGATGAAGCAACAGCAGCGTCATTTCTTCCTCCCAAATACGACATCACAGACATCTATGGCATCGTCAACCGCGATTTAAGACTCTCATTTGATGTCCGAGAAGTGATAGCCCGATTAGTAGACGGTTCTGATTTCGATGAGTTTAAAGCACTCTATGGCTCAACCCTGGTATGTGGCTTCGCTAGAATTGAAGGTCAGCTAATTGGTATCGTCGCCAACAACGGCATCCTATTCTCTGAGTCTGCTCAAAAGGGGGCGCACTTTATCGAGTTATGTGCCAAGCGTAAGGTTCCCCTGCTCTTCTTACAAAACATCACCGGATTCATGGTTGGAAAACAGTACGAAGAAGGCGGCATTGCTAAGCACGGAGCCAAACTTGTCATGGCCGTTTCATGTGCAGACGTCCCTAAGTTCACTGTGATCATCGGAGGTTCCTATGGTGCGGGAAACTATGGGATGTGCGGCCGAGCGTATGACCCAACTATGATGTGGATATGGCCTAATGCTCGTATATCGGTAATGGGTGGGATACAAGCCGCTAATGTCCTCACTCAGGTGAAACATGATGTGAAAAAGCGTCAAGGTGAAGAATGGGAGCCTGCTCAAGCAGAAGCTTACAAACTAAGTATTGTTGAGCGCTACGAGCGAGAAGGTAGCCCCTACTACGCGAGTGCGCGGCTCTGGGATGATGGAATCATCGACCCTAAAACAACACGCAGCGTGTTGAGTCAAGCTCTCAAAGCCTCGCTCAATGCGCCTATACCCGACAGTGAGTTTGGTATCTTTCGAATGTAG
- a CDS encoding acetyl-CoA C-acyltransferase, translated as MDKHVEDNEVWIVAAKRTPMGKFQGDLASFSATDLGGIAISAALKESGLDVDVVDEVVMGCVLTAGVGQAPARQAALNANLNLNTPCTTVNKVCGSGMKAVMMATTQIRTGEAACAVAGGMESMTNAPYLLPQGRNGMRIGHKTTYDHMFLDGLQDAYDGELMGVYGQRTADALGYSREQMDEWAVRSAMRAKSAIENASFSQETAKIQLDNNTFISNDELPSSIRVSKIPSLKPAFDSSGTITAANSSAISDGAAALVLISKAKGLDLGLASLAVVKGQVTAARRPSEFTLAPMDAIQKLLKQLQWNKNDVDLWEINEAFAVVTQIAIDQLELDPERVNVKGGACALGHPIGASGARILVTLIHALRERALKSDKPLKGIATLCIGGGEATAVAIEVPNI; from the coding sequence ATGGATAAGCATGTTGAAGACAACGAAGTCTGGATAGTTGCAGCGAAGCGAACGCCGATGGGAAAATTTCAGGGTGATCTTGCTTCATTTAGTGCGACGGATTTAGGAGGCATCGCAATTAGCGCGGCGCTGAAAGAATCTGGGCTAGACGTAGACGTCGTTGATGAGGTCGTAATGGGCTGCGTGCTGACTGCAGGCGTTGGTCAAGCTCCGGCCAGACAAGCTGCTCTGAACGCGAATCTCAATCTCAACACGCCTTGCACAACCGTCAACAAGGTGTGTGGGTCGGGGATGAAAGCTGTGATGATGGCGACCACTCAGATTCGCACGGGGGAAGCTGCGTGTGCGGTAGCGGGCGGGATGGAGAGTATGACCAATGCGCCATACTTGTTGCCGCAAGGGCGTAATGGCATGCGTATTGGGCACAAAACGACTTATGATCATATGTTCCTAGACGGGCTTCAAGATGCCTATGACGGCGAGCTAATGGGTGTTTACGGTCAGAGAACCGCCGATGCACTCGGCTACAGCCGTGAACAAATGGATGAATGGGCGGTACGCTCAGCAATGAGAGCGAAAAGTGCCATAGAAAATGCCTCGTTTTCACAAGAAACCGCCAAGATCCAATTAGATAACAACACTTTTATATCGAATGATGAGCTACCCAGTTCTATCCGAGTCAGTAAAATCCCCTCGCTAAAACCCGCTTTTGATAGCAGCGGTACCATCACAGCAGCAAACTCCAGTGCTATTTCGGACGGGGCTGCGGCATTAGTGCTGATAAGCAAAGCAAAAGGCCTAGACTTGGGACTCGCGTCGCTCGCTGTTGTTAAGGGACAGGTAACAGCTGCTAGAAGACCTTCAGAGTTTACACTGGCACCCATGGATGCCATTCAAAAGCTACTCAAGCAGCTCCAGTGGAATAAAAACGATGTTGATCTTTGGGAGATCAACGAAGCCTTTGCTGTTGTCACTCAAATAGCAATTGACCAGCTAGAACTCGACCCAGAAAGGGTCAATGTTAAAGGTGGTGCTTGCGCCTTAGGGCATCCAATCGGTGCGAGTGGCGCCCGAATTCTAGTGACGCTCATACATGCGCTGAGAGAAAGAGCACTCAAATCAGATAAACCTCTAAAAGGAATTGCCACTTTGTGTATTGGTGGCGGTGAGGCAACCGCGGTCGCCATCGAAGTACCGAATATTTAA
- a CDS encoding enoyl-CoA hydratase-related protein — protein sequence MSDHIRLDITASGVATITLNRPDKRNAFSSKTISELIAALDSLSNQRNVRCLIVQGEGKHFSAGADLAWMKSMANNSREENVQDAKRLALLLSSLDNIPVPTIAIVQGCAFGGALGLLCCCDIVIGEESSLCCFSEVKIGLIPATIAPYVVRAIGSRSARRYLLTAETITGKQALELGLFHELTQDGDSECVAADIAKQILSSSPSAIRNTKSLIKKCHFHIEDPLINHTAELIADARVSEDGQHGLQSFFSKTTPGWVWKE from the coding sequence ATGAGTGACCATATACGTCTTGATATCACCGCGTCTGGTGTCGCTACCATTACTTTGAATCGCCCTGACAAACGAAATGCGTTCAGCAGCAAAACGATCAGTGAACTCATAGCCGCGCTAGATTCTCTTTCCAACCAACGAAATGTCCGGTGTTTGATCGTGCAAGGAGAAGGCAAACACTTCTCTGCTGGTGCTGATTTAGCATGGATGAAATCAATGGCTAATAACAGTCGTGAAGAGAACGTCCAAGACGCCAAGCGGCTTGCGCTACTGTTGTCATCGCTGGATAACATTCCAGTGCCAACTATCGCCATCGTTCAGGGTTGCGCCTTTGGAGGAGCGTTAGGGCTACTATGCTGCTGCGATATCGTCATTGGCGAAGAGTCTAGTCTTTGCTGCTTTAGCGAAGTAAAGATTGGTCTGATACCCGCTACTATAGCCCCCTATGTCGTTCGAGCCATTGGATCTCGCTCGGCAAGACGATACTTGCTGACCGCTGAAACAATCACGGGAAAACAAGCACTTGAACTGGGTCTTTTTCATGAACTGACACAGGACGGCGATTCTGAATGTGTTGCGGCGGACATAGCCAAACAAATCCTATCCTCTAGTCCATCTGCCATCCGAAACACAAAATCATTAATTAAAAAATGCCATTTTCATATCGAAGATCCTCTCATCAATCACACCGCAGAGCTTATCGCAGACGCAAGAGTCTCTGAAGATGGCCAGCATGGACTGCAATCGTTCTTCTCAAAAACAACACCAGGCTGGGTTTGGAAGGAATAG
- a CDS encoding isovaleryl-CoA dehydrogenase, producing MLAQYRPMDFGLDESINLLREHVSGFANECIAPLAAQIDGQNAFPNELWSQLGDMGLLGVTVAEQYGGADMGYLAHVVALEEISRASASVALSYGAHSNLCVNQIYRNGNTHQREKYLPKLIDGSHVGALAMSEANAGSDVVSMQLRAERHEDHFLLNGCKMWITNGPDADVLVVYAKTDPNAAQHGITAFIIEKQFDGFSHAQKLDKLGMRGSNTCELVFQDCKVPIENVLGEVNQGVEVLMSGLDYERVVLAAGPVGIMQACLDLVVPYVHERKQFGRAIGEFQLVQAKLADMYTRCNAARSYLYAVANACDRGKVTRKDSAGVILYTAELATQMALDAIQLLGGNGYINEYPAGRLLRDAKLYEIGAGTSEIRRMLIGRELFDESR from the coding sequence ATGCTCGCTCAGTATCGCCCCATGGACTTTGGCTTAGATGAATCCATCAACCTACTTCGTGAACACGTGAGCGGGTTTGCGAACGAATGTATCGCGCCTCTCGCCGCTCAAATCGATGGGCAAAATGCTTTTCCAAATGAATTGTGGTCACAACTAGGAGACATGGGCTTACTCGGCGTTACCGTCGCTGAACAGTATGGCGGCGCAGATATGGGCTACCTTGCTCACGTCGTTGCCTTGGAAGAAATCAGCCGAGCTTCCGCCTCCGTCGCTCTTTCTTATGGCGCGCACTCAAACCTTTGTGTCAATCAAATATACAGAAATGGCAATACACATCAACGTGAAAAATACCTGCCAAAGCTCATTGATGGGTCGCACGTTGGCGCGCTCGCAATGAGTGAAGCAAATGCTGGTTCAGATGTGGTGAGTATGCAGTTAAGAGCCGAGCGCCACGAAGACCACTTTTTACTTAACGGCTGCAAAATGTGGATCACTAATGGTCCCGATGCCGATGTGCTAGTTGTCTATGCCAAAACCGATCCGAACGCTGCGCAACACGGTATTACTGCTTTTATCATCGAGAAGCAGTTTGATGGATTCAGCCATGCTCAAAAACTCGACAAACTTGGTATGCGCGGTTCAAACACCTGTGAGCTGGTATTCCAAGACTGCAAGGTACCGATTGAGAATGTGTTGGGTGAAGTAAACCAAGGCGTCGAGGTATTGATGAGCGGCCTTGACTACGAACGCGTCGTCCTAGCTGCCGGCCCCGTCGGCATTATGCAAGCCTGCCTTGATCTCGTCGTTCCTTATGTTCATGAACGCAAACAGTTCGGACGCGCCATTGGTGAGTTTCAGTTAGTTCAAGCCAAGCTTGCTGATATGTATACCCGTTGCAACGCTGCTCGCTCTTATCTGTATGCGGTTGCTAACGCTTGCGATAGAGGCAAAGTAACCCGCAAAGATTCTGCAGGCGTCATTCTGTACACCGCTGAACTAGCAACGCAAATGGCGCTCGATGCGATTCAACTACTCGGCGGTAACGGTTATATCAACGAATATCCTGCAGGTCGACTATTGAGAGACGCTAAACTCTATGAAATTGGCGCAGGGACCTCCGAAATTCGTCGGATGCTGATTGGTCGAGAGCTTTTTGACGAGTCGCGTTAA
- a CDS encoding CoA-acylating methylmalonate-semialdehyde dehydrogenase: MTNNVRNFIDGQAIVSNATEWLDVTDPSTNDVIGMVPLTPMDEMEAAIEQAVLAQRVWREVAVSERARLMLRYQHLLKEHHDDIAAVLSKETGKTLADAKGDVWRGIEVVEQAANIASNMMGETVENVATDIDSYSLIQPLGVCCGITPFNFPAMIPLWMFPIAIAAGNAFVLKPSEQVPFTALKLAELFHQARAPKGILQVIHGSKPQVDYLLTHPNICAVSFVGSVPTAQYIYQTGTANHKRVQAFAGAKNHMVIMPDANKEQVIDQLVGSSVGAAGQRCMAISVAVFVGSANQWIDELSDAMKTIQPGAWNDASAAYGPLISKQAKKRVLDLIEKGKSEGAQCLLDGSNSTVKGYPNGNWVSPTLFKGVTPEMAIYKEEIFGPVLVCIEVDRLEEAIALVNANPYGNGTSIFTASGGAARKYQHQVLVGQVGINVPIPVPLPFFSFTGWRGSFYGDLHAYGKQAVRFYTETKTVTAKWFEEDVSDGPNLTIQLR, translated from the coding sequence ATGACCAACAACGTTAGAAATTTTATTGATGGTCAAGCCATCGTCTCTAATGCGACAGAATGGCTTGACGTCACTGACCCGAGTACCAACGATGTCATTGGAATGGTGCCACTGACGCCGATGGACGAGATGGAAGCCGCCATTGAGCAAGCTGTTTTAGCTCAAAGAGTGTGGCGTGAGGTGGCAGTGTCAGAACGTGCTCGTTTAATGCTTCGTTATCAGCACTTACTGAAAGAGCACCACGACGATATCGCAGCAGTGCTCTCCAAAGAAACAGGCAAGACCCTGGCAGATGCCAAGGGTGATGTGTGGCGTGGGATCGAGGTGGTGGAGCAAGCAGCAAACATTGCCTCAAATATGATGGGCGAAACCGTCGAGAATGTGGCGACAGATATCGATAGCTATTCGCTCATTCAGCCACTTGGTGTGTGCTGTGGTATTACTCCGTTTAATTTTCCAGCCATGATACCGCTTTGGATGTTCCCGATTGCCATAGCAGCAGGCAATGCCTTTGTTCTCAAGCCTTCAGAGCAAGTTCCTTTTACCGCATTAAAACTCGCTGAGCTATTCCATCAAGCGCGTGCGCCAAAAGGTATTTTGCAGGTTATTCATGGGTCGAAGCCCCAGGTTGACTACTTGCTAACTCACCCAAACATTTGCGCGGTTTCATTTGTTGGTTCAGTACCCACCGCTCAATACATATATCAAACGGGAACGGCAAATCACAAGCGAGTACAAGCCTTTGCGGGCGCGAAAAACCATATGGTGATCATGCCTGACGCAAATAAAGAGCAGGTTATTGACCAATTGGTGGGTTCGTCGGTGGGCGCAGCGGGGCAGCGTTGCATGGCGATTTCCGTAGCGGTGTTTGTCGGTAGCGCAAATCAGTGGATTGATGAACTTAGTGATGCAATGAAGACGATCCAGCCTGGCGCATGGAATGATGCCTCAGCCGCTTATGGACCACTTATTAGTAAACAAGCGAAAAAACGTGTGTTGGATCTAATTGAAAAAGGGAAGTCAGAGGGAGCGCAGTGCCTGCTAGATGGCTCCAACAGTACTGTCAAAGGTTATCCGAACGGAAACTGGGTCTCTCCAACTTTGTTTAAAGGAGTGACACCAGAGATGGCGATTTATAAAGAAGAGATATTCGGACCCGTATTGGTGTGTATAGAGGTGGACCGCTTAGAGGAGGCAATTGCTTTGGTAAACGCCAATCCATACGGCAATGGTACGTCTATCTTTACAGCGAGCGGTGGAGCTGCACGCAAATATCAACATCAGGTGCTCGTGGGTCAGGTAGGGATCAATGTTCCGATCCCAGTTCCGCTACCATTTTTTTCATTTACAGGCTGGCGCGGCAGCTTCTATGGCGATCTTCATGCCTACGGTAAACAAGCCGTTCGTTTTTACACCGAGACCAAAACCGTTACCGCAAAATGGTTTGAAGAAGATGTGTCTGATGGTCCCAATTTAACGATTCAGCTTCGCTGA
- a CDS encoding MerR family transcriptional regulator, which yields METYKISELAKEFDITTRSIRFYEDEGLIQPDRSGSMRLYNRRDKIRLKLILRGKRLGFSLAEIRELFELYDTHQEGDQLTKMLKIIDEKEAVLKRQLDDINTLLEDLTVARKRCEDALAKD from the coding sequence GTGGAAACCTATAAGATCAGCGAACTCGCAAAAGAATTTGATATTACGACAAGAAGCATTCGTTTTTATGAAGATGAAGGTCTAATCCAACCGGACCGAAGCGGCAGTATGCGTCTCTACAATCGACGCGACAAAATACGCCTTAAACTCATACTGCGAGGAAAACGCCTAGGTTTCTCACTCGCAGAGATCAGGGAATTGTTTGAGCTTTATGATACTCATCAAGAAGGTGACCAACTCACCAAAATGTTGAAGATCATTGACGAGAAAGAAGCCGTTCTCAAAAGACAGCTCGATGACATTAATACACTACTGGAAGACTTGACCGTTGCGCGAAAACGCTGCGAAGACGCATTAGCAAAAGACTAG